The Bacteroidales bacterium genome includes a region encoding these proteins:
- a CDS encoding MFS transporter has protein sequence MTTSEPRGLKGFSRAFWTANTVELLERAAYYGVFIVITLYLSRIIGFSDIQAGLIAAGFSSVLYFLPPFSGAYADKIGFKKALLLAFTLLTIGYAGLAIFPTFLESKGLVEYGREVNYNGLRTSSIRYYLLPIMLLIVVGGSFIKSVITGTIAKETSKKNRARGFSIFYMMVNIGAFSGKTIVKPLRDSMGNLGLINLNYFSAGMTLLALIIVFLIFKSHKHEGEGKSFKEIWHALVKVSTNLRLMILIIIITGFWIVQHQLYATMPKYVLRMAGEGASPSWYANVNPLVVVLTVAWITQMMRRKTPLFSMTVGMFIMPISALAMASGNWLSGNIDLGFFHMHPIAFMMIIGIMFQGLAESFISPRFLEYFSLQSPKGEEGLYLGFSHLHSFISSFIGFGVSGFLLNRYCPDPTLFDTHEEWVAASANAHYIWYLFATVAFVAAIMLIVYSKVLKARDAKRQQIQAS, from the coding sequence ATGACAACATCAGAACCACGTGGATTAAAAGGGTTTTCACGCGCATTTTGGACTGCAAACACAGTTGAATTACTTGAAAGAGCTGCCTATTACGGCGTTTTTATAGTCATTACCTTATATTTATCCCGAATTATCGGTTTTTCAGATATTCAAGCCGGTTTAATTGCCGCAGGATTTTCTTCAGTATTATATTTTTTACCTCCTTTCAGCGGAGCATATGCCGATAAAATCGGATTTAAAAAAGCTTTACTGCTTGCTTTTACATTGTTAACAATAGGATATGCAGGTTTAGCAATATTCCCTACTTTTTTAGAATCAAAAGGACTTGTAGAATATGGAAGAGAAGTTAATTATAACGGATTGAGAACTTCTTCCATAAGATATTATTTATTACCGATAATGTTACTTATTGTGGTAGGCGGTTCCTTTATTAAATCAGTTATTACAGGAACTATTGCAAAAGAAACTTCAAAAAAAAATCGTGCAAGAGGTTTCTCCATATTTTACATGATGGTTAATATCGGAGCTTTTTCAGGAAAGACTATTGTAAAGCCATTGAGAGACAGTATGGGAAATCTCGGGTTAATTAATTTGAATTACTTCTCTGCAGGAATGACATTACTGGCTCTTATTATCGTTTTTCTGATATTTAAAAGTCATAAACATGAAGGCGAAGGTAAATCGTTTAAAGAAATTTGGCATGCCTTAGTAAAAGTCTCTACTAATTTAAGATTAATGATTCTAATTATAATCATAACCGGTTTTTGGATTGTACAACATCAATTGTATGCAACCATGCCGAAATATGTTTTAAGAATGGCAGGTGAAGGTGCATCACCCTCTTGGTACGCAAATGTTAATCCTCTGGTTGTAGTTCTTACAGTTGCATGGATAACTCAAATGATGCGCAGAAAAACACCTTTGTTTTCAATGACTGTCGGAATGTTTATTATGCCGATTTCTGCATTAGCAATGGCTTCAGGAAATTGGTTAAGCGGAAACATTGATTTAGGATTTTTCCACATGCATCCTATTGCTTTTATGATGATTATCGGAATTATGTTTCAAGGACTTGCAGAATCTTTTATTTCTCCCAGATTTCTGGAATATTTTTCATTGCAGTCACCAAAAGGCGAAGAGGGTTTATATTTGGGATTCAGCCATTTACATTCATTCATTTCTTCATTTATAGGTTTTGGAGTTTCAGGTTTCTTGCTCAACAGATATTGCCCCGACCCTACTCTTTTTGATACACATGAAGAGTGGGTTGCTGCATCTGCAAATGCACATTATATTTGGTATTTATTCGCAACAGTAGCATTTGTTGCTGCAATTATGTTAATTGTTTACAGTAAAGTACTGAAAGCCCGTGATGCTAAAAGACAACAGATACAGGCATCTTAA
- a CDS encoding response regulator has product MKNFNLVSKYIIGGIAFGLLFPLFAFIFDLLLKDLSFTLLNIKQLHVINPVHYIIDSAPIVISVVAFIVGRKIYEKEKKSRLFIEKQIVEIKKKNKDLATLEAELVQNRDELLALNEFTELQKNEAEQKNKDLATLETELRQNRDELLALNEFTELQKNEAEQKNKKLTALEAELVQNRDELLALNEFTELQKNEAEQKNKDLATLETELRQNRDELLALNEFTELQKNEAEQKNKKLTALEAELVQNRDELLALNEFTELQKNEAEQKNKELTALETELVQNRDELLALNEFTKLQKNEVEQKNKELAEVQENLKDAKKIAEDANKAKSEFLANMSHEIRTPLNAIVGFGQILRKRAERHELSHSFKQQIENITLAGRNLSELINNILDLSKIEAGKMSVFTEPINIKQLFQGIFHINKGKAAEREINFSYNFDAHIPQTIESDRTKLNQILMNLVANAIKFTNEGKAVRMTAKKQNDFLLFKIIDEGIGIRKDKHANIFEAFEQADTSITRSFGGTGLGLAITKKMTDIMGGEISFESETGKGTTFFVKVPLVKSELIMEESSIDFSDVKFSKDNVVVVAEDNKMNQDLITDLFKEIDLTANFAENGSDAIEKIKELKPDIILMDVHMPIMDGKEATKLIRKIPEFDKVPIIALSADAFTEQKKEALSQGFNYYLTKPIDFRELIPILEKHLKTEKKLKTDDSEIKKQEITNEVKEKIINELNKILEIPSYNYEEFDDQFEKITSICKAYNTQIPDFIRRMEDAVFSEETEQLKTLIDLAKEGLKVRE; this is encoded by the coding sequence ATGAAAAACTTCAATTTAGTATCAAAATATATTATTGGCGGAATTGCTTTTGGTCTGTTATTTCCGTTATTTGCCTTTATCTTTGATCTTCTCTTAAAAGATTTGTCGTTTACTTTATTAAACATTAAGCAATTGCATGTTATTAACCCGGTGCACTATATAATTGATAGTGCACCAATAGTTATTTCTGTTGTGGCATTTATTGTGGGAAGAAAAATCTATGAAAAAGAAAAAAAATCAAGATTATTTATTGAAAAACAAATAGTAGAAATTAAGAAAAAAAACAAGGATTTAGCAACCTTAGAAGCAGAATTAGTTCAAAACAGAGATGAACTTTTAGCTTTAAATGAATTTACAGAACTGCAAAAAAATGAAGCAGAGCAAAAAAACAAAGATTTAGCAACTTTAGAAACAGAATTAAGACAAAACAGAGATGAACTTTTAGCTTTAAATGAATTTACAGAGCTGCAAAAAAATGAAGCAGAGCAAAAAAATAAAAAATTAACAGCTTTAGAAGCAGAATTAGTTCAAAACAGAGATGAACTTTTAGCTTTAAATGAATTTACAGAACTGCAAAAAAATGAAGCAGAGCAAAAAAACAAAGATTTAGCAACTTTAGAAACAGAATTAAGACAAAACAGAGATGAACTTTTAGCTTTAAATGAATTTACAGAGCTGCAAAAAAATGAAGCAGAGCAAAAAAATAAAAAATTAACAGCTTTAGAAGCAGAATTAGTTCAAAACAGAGATGAACTTTTAGCTTTAAATGAATTTACAGAACTGCAAAAAAATGAAGCAGAGCAAAAAAACAAAGAATTAACAGCTTTAGAAACAGAATTAGTACAAAACAGAGATGAACTATTAGCTTTAAATGAATTTACAAAGCTGCAAAAAAATGAAGTAGAGCAAAAAAACAAAGAATTAGCGGAAGTACAAGAAAACTTGAAAGATGCTAAAAAAATTGCAGAAGATGCTAATAAAGCGAAAAGCGAATTTCTTGCCAATATGAGCCACGAAATTCGTACACCGCTTAATGCTATTGTCGGATTCGGTCAAATTCTGAGAAAAAGAGCTGAGAGACATGAATTGTCCCACAGTTTTAAACAACAAATTGAAAACATTACATTAGCAGGCCGAAACCTTTCTGAATTGATAAACAACATATTAGATTTATCGAAAATTGAAGCCGGCAAAATGTCGGTTTTTACAGAACCTATAAATATTAAACAATTATTTCAGGGAATTTTCCATATAAACAAAGGAAAAGCAGCAGAAAGGGAAATTAATTTTTCTTATAATTTCGATGCTCATATTCCGCAAACAATTGAATCTGATCGCACAAAACTGAATCAAATTCTAATGAATCTCGTTGCAAATGCAATAAAATTTACTAACGAAGGTAAAGCTGTGAGAATGACAGCTAAAAAGCAAAATGATTTTCTGCTGTTTAAAATAATTGATGAAGGAATAGGAATCCGGAAAGATAAACATGCCAATATTTTCGAGGCTTTTGAACAGGCTGATACTTCAATTACCCGAAGTTTTGGCGGAACAGGTCTCGGTTTAGCAATCACCAAGAAAATGACAGACATTATGGGAGGTGAAATCAGTTTTGAAAGCGAAACAGGTAAAGGAACTACTTTTTTCGTGAAAGTTCCTTTGGTGAAATCAGAACTAATCATGGAAGAAAGCAGTATAGATTTCTCGGATGTGAAATTCTCAAAAGATAATGTTGTTGTTGTTGCAGAAGACAACAAAATGAATCAGGATCTCATTACTGACCTTTTTAAAGAAATTGATTTAACAGCAAATTTTGCCGAAAACGGTTCTGATGCAATAGAAAAAATTAAAGAATTGAAACCCGATATAATATTAATGGATGTTCATATGCCGATTATGGACGGTAAAGAAGCAACAAAACTCATTCGTAAAATTCCTGAATTTGATAAAGTGCCGATTATTGCTTTATCAGCCGATGCCTTTACCGAACAAAAAAAAGAAGCGCTTTCACAAGGTTTTAATTATTACCTTACAAAACCTATTGATTTTAGGGAACTTATACCAATATTAGAAAAACATTTAAAAACAGAAAAAAAACTTAAAACTGATGATTCGGAGATTAAAAAACAAGAAATAACGAATGAAGTAAAGGAAAAAATTATAAATGAATTGAATAAAATATTAGAAATCCCTTCATATAATTACGAAGAATTTGATGACCAATTTGAAAAAATTACGAGCATTTGCAAAGCATACAATACGCAAATTCCCGATTTTATAAGAAGAATGGAAGACGCTGTTTTCTCAGAAGAAACCGAACAATTGAAAACTCTTATAGACTTGGCTAAAGAAGGATTAAAGGTCAGAGAATGA
- a CDS encoding cation diffusion facilitator family transporter, which produces MKDSKDKNKLAYSEGWLSISVNIVLFGLKYWAGIVSGSIALISDAWHSLSDSISSIAVIVGIKISSKPPDKHHPYGHGRAELITSLIIGILLVIVAVKLIIDSIANLKDPGQTEFGTLAIVIIIVSIIIKELSAQYAFYTARKTGFISLKADGWHHRSDAVSSVLILIGIFISPYFPLVDGILGIIISLFILHTAFSILKETASAVLGESPDAVFIKQLSDTANNSAGFDLKLHHIHMHKYGRHTEVSFHICLPENMTVSEAHNIATKIETDIYKQMQISVTTHIDPDNEKVYLGDDNI; this is translated from the coding sequence TTGAAAGATTCAAAAGATAAAAATAAATTAGCATACTCTGAAGGTTGGCTGTCAATAAGTGTTAACATCGTTTTGTTCGGTTTAAAATATTGGGCAGGCATTGTTTCCGGTTCGATTGCTCTCATATCTGATGCATGGCATTCACTAAGCGATTCAATCAGTTCGATTGCTGTAATTGTCGGAATAAAAATATCTTCAAAACCACCTGATAAACATCATCCGTATGGTCATGGAAGGGCTGAACTTATCACATCTTTAATAATTGGAATATTATTGGTAATTGTTGCGGTTAAACTCATAATTGATTCGATAGCAAACCTGAAAGATCCCGGACAAACAGAGTTCGGGACATTAGCAATTGTTATTATTATTGTGTCAATTATAATAAAAGAATTGTCAGCACAATATGCTTTTTATACAGCAAGAAAAACCGGATTTATCTCATTAAAAGCTGACGGATGGCATCACAGAAGCGATGCCGTATCTTCAGTATTGATTTTAATCGGCATCTTTATAAGTCCCTATTTCCCTCTTGTTGACGGGATTTTAGGCATTATTATTTCTTTATTTATTCTTCACACAGCATTTTCAATTTTAAAAGAAACCGCAAGTGCCGTTCTCGGTGAATCTCCTGATGCCGTATTTATCAAACAATTGAGTGATACGGCAAATAATTCTGCCGGCTTTGATCTTAAGTTACACCATATTCATATGCACAAATACGGCAGACATACAGAGGTTTCTTTTCACATTTGTCTTCCTGAAAATATGACTGTTTCTGAAGCACATAATATTGCAACAAAAATTGAAACAGATATCTATAAACAAATGCAAATTTCAGTTACAACCCATATTGACCCTGATAATGAAAAAGTTTATTTGGGAGATGATAATATTTAA
- a CDS encoding MATE family efflux transporter → MKDLTIGKEGKIILLFALPMLLGNVFQQLYVFVDSIVVGNYLGKGALTAVGASFPIFFALISLGIGLATGAGVVISQFFGAKQFDNLQKGIDTMYIILFVSSIVIGVAGIVFIDEILELVKLPEGTTSSAKIYLTILLSGLVLDFGYNGTAAIFRSLGDSKTPLYFLIVASITNIVLDIIFIKYLNMGIEGIAYATLISKGGAFLSAVIYIRKKYDLFKIHLFGLKYSKDIFFKSVKIGLPSGLQHMFVALGMMAIYRIVSKFGMTVTDAYSVAMRIDFFGMVPAMSFSMALTAFTGQNVGAGRIDRVKQGLKATILMSGSIAVLISLIVMSTAEILMNAFTPDGEIIRIGTEYLMIVSSFYFIFSVMFSLTGVFRGAGDTLFPMFITLLTLWVIRVPLSEYLSRFYGETGIWIALPVTWAFGMTASAIYFFTGRWKRKAVVKVEEVYVTQSRLPIGGQEKKQKS, encoded by the coding sequence TTGAAAGATCTCACCATAGGAAAAGAAGGTAAGATAATATTGCTGTTTGCATTACCTATGCTACTCGGAAATGTGTTTCAACAACTATATGTTTTTGTTGACAGTATTGTTGTAGGTAATTATTTGGGAAAAGGAGCATTAACTGCTGTAGGTGCTTCTTTTCCGATATTTTTTGCTTTAATTTCTCTTGGTATAGGATTAGCTACGGGTGCAGGTGTTGTAATTTCTCAATTTTTCGGTGCAAAGCAATTTGATAATCTTCAAAAAGGGATAGATACTATGTATATTATTCTTTTTGTTTCTTCGATTGTTATCGGTGTAGCAGGTATTGTTTTTATTGATGAAATATTAGAACTTGTTAAACTTCCGGAAGGTACAACTTCTTCTGCAAAAATTTATTTAACCATATTACTTTCCGGATTAGTATTAGATTTCGGGTATAACGGTACCGCAGCAATTTTCAGAAGCTTGGGAGATTCCAAAACTCCTTTATATTTTTTAATTGTAGCAAGTATCACAAATATTGTTTTGGATATCATATTCATTAAATATTTGAATATGGGAATTGAAGGAATTGCTTATGCGACTTTAATTTCAAAAGGAGGTGCGTTTTTGTCGGCTGTCATTTATATCCGAAAAAAATATGATTTATTTAAAATCCATTTGTTTGGTTTGAAATATAGTAAAGATATATTTTTTAAGAGTGTTAAAATCGGTTTACCTTCCGGTTTACAGCATATGTTTGTTGCTTTGGGTATGATGGCTATATACCGAATTGTCAGTAAATTCGGGATGACAGTAACTGATGCTTATTCCGTAGCTATGAGAATTGATTTTTTCGGAATGGTACCTGCAATGAGCTTTTCGATGGCACTTACTGCATTTACGGGACAAAATGTCGGTGCAGGAAGAATTGATCGTGTAAAGCAAGGATTAAAAGCGACAATTCTTATGTCGGGTAGTATTGCAGTATTAATCAGTTTAATAGTTATGTCAACAGCCGAGATACTGATGAATGCTTTTACTCCGGATGGTGAAATTATCAGAATAGGAACAGAATATTTAATGATTGTAAGTTCATTTTATTTTATCTTTTCGGTGATGTTTTCTCTGACGGGGGTTTTCAGAGGAGCAGGTGATACATTATTTCCGATGTTTATAACATTATTAACATTATGGGTAATAAGAGTTCCGCTTTCAGAATATTTATCAAGATTTTACGGGGAAACAGGCATTTGGATTGCATTACCTGTTACATGGGCATTTGGTATGACTGCATCTGCGATCTATTTCTTTACAGGAAGATGGAAGAGGAAAGCTGTTGTAAAAGTTGAAGAAGTTTATGTTACACAAAGTCGTCTGCCTATCGGCGGACAGGAAAAGAAGCAAAAGAGTTGA
- a CDS encoding ROK family protein, whose protein sequence is MKEIVIGIDIGGTNTVFGIVDRVGNILSEQKLSTKGYKNVQKYVDELSSVIKKEFLLLNKEFALKGIGIGAPNGNFYKGTIEHAANLEWKGIIPIADLVKEQFDVPVLITNDANAGALGEKLYGGAKNMNDFIFITLGTGLGSGIVSNGKLIYGHDGFAGEIGHTIAVPDGRECGCGRKGCLETYASATGIVRTAKEILKQSSGNSLLRNIDLGELSSKLIYEKAKLGDELAKSVFDFTSEILGKSLADAVAYTSPEAVFLFGGLANAEDLLLKPVKDYMEKNLLSIYKNKVKILPSVLKNGQAALLGAAALIWTENYYKKTE, encoded by the coding sequence ATGAAAGAAATTGTAATCGGAATAGATATAGGCGGAACAAATACTGTTTTCGGAATTGTTGACAGAGTCGGGAATATTTTGTCTGAACAAAAACTTTCTACAAAAGGATATAAAAACGTTCAGAAATATGTTGATGAATTATCTTCTGTGATTAAAAAGGAATTTTTATTATTGAACAAAGAATTTGCTTTGAAAGGTATCGGCATCGGAGCTCCAAACGGGAATTTTTATAAAGGAACAATAGAGCATGCTGCTAATCTTGAGTGGAAAGGAATTATTCCGATTGCTGATTTAGTTAAAGAACAGTTTGATGTACCGGTATTAATAACAAATGATGCCAATGCAGGTGCTTTGGGTGAGAAATTATACGGTGGTGCCAAAAACATGAATGATTTTATATTCATAACATTAGGGACAGGCTTGGGTAGCGGAATCGTATCAAACGGAAAATTGATATACGGACACGATGGTTTTGCCGGTGAAATAGGACATACAATTGCTGTACCTGACGGAAGAGAATGTGGCTGCGGCAGAAAAGGTTGTTTAGAAACTTATGCTTCAGCAACAGGAATTGTCAGAACTGCAAAAGAAATTCTGAAACAATCTTCCGGAAACAGTCTTTTAAGAAATATTGATTTGGGTGAGCTCAGCTCAAAACTGATTTATGAAAAAGCAAAATTAGGTGATGAACTTGCGAAATCAGTTTTTGATTTCACATCTGAAATACTCGGAAAATCGTTAGCTGATGCTGTTGCTTATACAAGCCCCGAAGCTGTTTTTTTATTTGGCGGACTTGCAAATGCAGAGGATCTTTTATTGAAACCGGTAAAAGATTATATGGAAAAGAATTTATTGAGTATTTACAAAAATAAAGTTAAAATATTACCGTCAGTCTTAAAAAACGGACAAGCTGCATTACTTGGTGCGGCAGCATTAATTTGGACGGAAAACTATTATAAAAAAACGGAGTAG
- a CDS encoding T9SS type A sorting domain-containing protein produces MRGFYTFRSGLNIQKLIISDITGKQLFEKITIKQNETIDLSNFENGIYIISIQTDKEIFTTKIVKE; encoded by the coding sequence ATTCGTGGCTTTTATACTTTTCGGAGTGGTCTCAATATTCAAAAACTAATAATTTCTGATATAACCGGAAAACAATTATTTGAAAAAATAACAATAAAACAAAATGAAACTATTGATTTATCAAATTTTGAAAACGGAATATACATAATAAGTATTCAAACAGATAAAGAAATATTTACAACAAAAATTGTAAAAGAATAA
- a CDS encoding tryptophanase, protein MSLPYAEPYKIKMVEQIYRSTQEEREQWIKDADYNLFNLKSEQVYIDLLTDSGTGSMSDKQWSAMMLGDESYAGASSYYKMKDAIKSILGFDYFLPTHQGRAAENVLFSAMVKEGDVVPGNSHFDTTKGHIEFRKAKAIDCTIDEAFDTTLNYPFKGNLDLEKLEAVLKEYPKEKIPMIIVTITNNSSGGQPVSLQNMKDVKTLADKYDIPVFYDSARFAENAYFIKIREEAYKHKTIKEIVKEMYKYADGMTMSSKKDAIVNMGGFIGMRSEELFKKASVYNIMFEGYITYGGMSGRDMNALAQGLDEGTEFDVLEARIKQVEYLGNKLMECGIPLQQPIGGHAVFVDAKRFLPQIKKEEYIAQTVAVELYIVGGIRGVEIGTILADRDPETRKNRYPELEFVRLAIPRRTYTNSHMDYVAAVCKKIFDNRHEAKHGMRILEEAPIMRHFTVKLEKIKS, encoded by the coding sequence ATGTCATTACCATATGCAGAACCCTATAAAATAAAAATGGTAGAACAAATCTATCGAAGTACGCAAGAAGAGCGTGAACAATGGATTAAAGATGCTGATTATAACTTATTCAACTTGAAAAGTGAACAGGTTTATATTGACTTGTTGACAGATTCCGGAACCGGTTCCATGTCAGATAAACAATGGTCGGCAATGATGTTGGGTGATGAAAGTTATGCCGGTGCTTCTTCTTATTATAAAATGAAAGATGCGATAAAAAGTATTCTCGGATTTGATTATTTCTTACCGACTCATCAAGGAAGAGCTGCCGAAAATGTATTATTTTCAGCTATGGTTAAAGAAGGCGATGTTGTTCCGGGTAATTCCCATTTTGATACTACCAAAGGGCATATTGAATTCAGAAAAGCTAAAGCAATAGATTGTACAATTGATGAAGCTTTTGATACAACTTTAAATTATCCTTTTAAAGGTAATTTGGATTTGGAGAAATTGGAAGCAGTGCTGAAAGAATATCCAAAGGAAAAGATACCGATGATTATTGTAACAATTACAAATAATTCATCAGGCGGGCAACCTGTTTCATTGCAAAATATGAAAGATGTTAAAACACTGGCCGATAAATATGATATACCTGTGTTCTATGATTCTGCACGTTTTGCAGAAAATGCATATTTTATAAAAATCCGTGAAGAAGCATATAAGCATAAAACAATCAAAGAGATTGTTAAGGAAATGTATAAATATGCCGACGGAATGACAATGAGCAGTAAAAAGGATGCAATTGTAAATATGGGCGGATTCATCGGCATGAGAAGTGAAGAGTTATTTAAAAAAGCTTCTGTGTATAATATTATGTTTGAAGGTTACATTACATACGGAGGAATGTCAGGCAGAGATATGAATGCTTTAGCTCAGGGTTTAGATGAAGGAACAGAATTTGACGTTTTAGAAGCCAGAATAAAACAAGTAGAATATCTCGGAAATAAATTAATGGAATGTGGTATACCGTTACAGCAACCAATAGGCGGGCATGCCGTATTTGTTGATGCTAAACGTTTTCTGCCGCAAATAAAGAAAGAAGAGTATATTGCTCAAACTGTTGCTGTTGAGTTGTATATTGTGGGCGGAATACGCGGTGTTGAAATAGGAACAATTTTAGCTGACAGAGATCCTGAAACTCGTAAAAACCGTTATCCTGAATTAGAATTTGTCAGACTTGCAATTCCGAGAAGAACATATACAAACAGCCATATGGATTATGTTGCCGCAGTATGCAAAAAAATATTTGATAACAGACATGAAGCTAAACATGGTATGCGAATACTGGAAGAAGCACCGATTATGAGGCATTTTACGGTGAAGTTGGAGAAAATAAAGAGCTAA
- a CDS encoding response regulator — MESKILVVDDEKTIIQHVRALLDSFGYKSAYVHRAHILMKRLESELFDLILLDINMPGIDGITGLKQLKEHPVYKDIPVIMMTGDTSDKTVETCFIHGAADYITKPVEELVLKARVKSVIEKQEYNREIQTQLSEIQKQKEELLVQTELLEEQKEDLLEKNKNISDSINYAKEIQKTLLPSDNDFHKCFSDDYFIYYHPKGTIGGDFYFINKVNDTIVFAVADCTGHGVPGALITMLGITFLQDITKKNIVNTTGKVLELLRKRVKDAFKSYGKDIQNKNGMDIAVCALNTKTNIMQYSGAFSPMLIIRDEEFLDYKPTRNPIGYYPVEKEFETQEIQLQKDDYIYLFSDGYQDQTGGDKNKKFLKRRFYDLLLKINKYPIQEQKDILDKIMQKWKGNNSQVDDMTIMGIKWNNYTFIND; from the coding sequence ATGGAAAGTAAAATTTTAGTAGTTGACGATGAAAAAACTATTATCCAACATGTGCGAGCATTATTAGATTCTTTCGGTTATAAAAGTGCTTATGTACACAGGGCACATATTTTAATGAAAAGACTTGAAAGTGAATTGTTTGATTTAATTCTTTTAGATATTAACATGCCCGGAATTGATGGTATTACGGGACTAAAACAGCTAAAAGAACATCCTGTGTACAAAGATATTCCTGTTATTATGATGACAGGTGACACAAGCGATAAAACTGTGGAAACCTGTTTTATTCATGGTGCTGCCGATTATATTACCAAGCCTGTTGAAGAATTGGTTCTGAAAGCAAGAGTGAAATCCGTGATTGAAAAACAGGAATATAACAGAGAAATTCAAACGCAATTATCTGAAATTCAAAAGCAAAAAGAAGAGCTGCTTGTTCAAACAGAACTTTTGGAAGAGCAAAAGGAGGACTTATTGGAAAAAAACAAAAATATTTCCGATAGTATTAATTATGCTAAAGAAATACAAAAGACCTTATTGCCTTCTGATAATGATTTTCATAAATGTTTTTCTGATGACTACTTTATTTATTATCATCCCAAAGGAACCATAGGTGGTGATTTTTATTTCATTAACAAAGTAAATGATACAATTGTATTTGCGGTAGCAGATTGTACCGGTCACGGTGTTCCCGGAGCATTAATTACCATGTTGGGAATAACTTTCCTTCAAGATATTACAAAAAAAAATATTGTAAATACTACAGGTAAAGTTCTTGAACTTCTCAGAAAAAGAGTCAAAGATGCCTTTAAATCATACGGCAAAGATATTCAAAACAAAAATGGTATGGACATTGCAGTTTGTGCATTAAATACTAAAACTAATATTATGCAATATTCGGGTGCTTTCAGCCCGATGCTTATAATCAGAGATGAAGAATTCTTGGATTATAAGCCCACGAGAAATCCTATTGGCTATTATCCTGTAGAAAAAGAATTTGAAACACAGGAAATTCAATTGCAAAAAGATGATTATATTTACTTATTTTCTGACGGTTATCAGGATCAAACAGGAGGAGATAAAAATAAAAAATTTCTTAAAAGACGATTTTATGATCTTCTTTTAAAGATAAATAAATATCCAATACAAGAACAAAAGGATATTTTGGATAAAATAATGCAAAAATGGAAAGGAAATAATTCCCAAGTAGATGATATGACAATTATGGGAATAAAATGGAATAATTATACATTTATAAATGATTAA
- a CDS encoding DUF1987 domain-containing protein yields the protein MIKEETKNTPFIYLSLEECKFEIKGNSYSEQAENVFIDIIEWVEKELPKLQCKLICVFDLSVINSVTYKNILSIFKTIEENIKKGKEISIEWYYESEDEENYDLANDISELFEVPFNIIEKHDEI from the coding sequence ATGATAAAAGAAGAAACCAAAAATACACCTTTTATTTATCTTTCTCTCGAAGAATGTAAATTTGAAATAAAAGGAAATTCATATTCAGAACAGGCTGAAAATGTTTTTATTGATATAATAGAATGGGTTGAAAAGGAGTTACCCAAATTGCAGTGTAAGTTAATTTGTGTCTTTGATCTGTCTGTAATAAACAGTGTTACTTACAAAAATATTTTAAGTATTTTTAAAACGATTGAAGAAAATATAAAAAAAGGAAAAGAAATTTCAATTGAATGGTATTATGAGAGTGAAGATGAAGAGAACTATGATTTAGCAAATGATATTAGTGAATTATTTGAAGTTCCGTTCAATATTATTGAAAAACATGATGAAATATAA